Within the Amaranthus tricolor cultivar Red isolate AtriRed21 chromosome 15, ASM2621246v1, whole genome shotgun sequence genome, the region ATCATGTTTCTGCCAATATTTGGGCAAGTATTTAGGATATGGTCACACGTTAAGTTACGAAAATGGAGGACAAAAAGTGAGTTCTTTCATCTATCTTATAATACATTATCTTCATCATCACATTTTCTAGTGAGTCATAAACTCATAAGTTTAAGGCCCGATCCGTTGAAAGACCAACTAACATAGGATCGGGCCCGGGTCTGATGGGCCCGCTCCATTGCACACCTAATAATCATAATTGTTATACGTAACATTAAAGACCAACTAACATAGGATTGGGCCCGGGTCTGATGGGCCCGCCCCATTGCACACCTAATAATCATAATTGATCCCACCAACATCAATAAACACCAGGCAATTGTTATACGTAACATTAAAGAGAGGCATTGACTTTTTTATGGTGTTAATTATTCAGTTGAGAAAAGAAAAGCCAAGGCTGCCAATACTCAAAGGCATAAAATTGAAGGAAACTGAGGAAATAAGAGAGGAAGCAATCAACATAACATTAAAGAGAGGCATTGACTTTTTTTCAAGTATTCAGGCCCATGATGGTCACTGGCCCGCTGAATCTGCCGGCCCGCTTTTCTTCCTCCCTCCCCTTGTAAGATTTTTCAGTCATTACCAAATTTAGCAAGTCTAGTAGTACTTTAAGCTTATTGACATTATTCATAATGATTATTGACACTACatcgtttaagcttattttatatattgtagctaatgtgtaagaaaaaatacagtcaagtaagatcttatttgaatcgtctaatcacatGTTTTcatgataataattttttataatttttagacgtctataattcaatatataaacgatcaaaataacacatcggattgcgtaaaaagtcgaatgtaacaagtatagtggaacgaaggaagtatgaAACTGTCTCACAATGAGGCAAGCAAGcacatatatataattagtctattttataattgatcacttctAAGATTGTAATTGAGTACTTTAatgttataaataatcactctaaaattataataagtgaTCACtgtaaaattgtaagtgatcactttaagataatAAGTGTACATTAAATTAGTCTAATAGATATAGTCTCATCGTGAGACTGCTTATcttttaagaatttatttattaCATTAGATAATACTTATGTTATGCACAATTTTTTAATAGATTATTGGTTGTATTTATAGAAATAATAAAAGTCATATTatcaaataaatacaaaataatataataaaatcatCATTTCATTTGGAGGGTAAAATTTTTCCTGagaaagaaatatatttaaCTTTGGAATAGATGATGCACCAGTATTTATCTTAGTGTTGTTTTAAAGAAGATTTTCTTTTGTAGGCATATTTATAGGTGTTAATTATTTGGGATTTTGGGTTGAGTTAAAATCAACAATTATTATTGaaatacatttattttttaaccatatgaaaaatacaatatttaaatatattatttctttctattctaattaaatgtcATATTATCTTATTTGGTAATAATTTTCCCTTTAAGAATTTTAGAATGTAAAATTATTGTTActaatattcaaaattaaatctagtgatattaaagtttgaaaaaaaaaatgaattttcaGGTGATAGCCTTACATATTACTGGGGCAAAAAATACAATTCTATCTCAAGAACACCAAAAAGAGATAAAGCGTTACATTTACAATCATCAGGtaaatttgaatatatatatatatatatatatatatatatatatatatatatatatatatatatatatatatatatatatatatatatatatatatatatatatatatatatattagtttccTTTTTTTCGATAGACGAAAACAAAGTATTGTGTTATCGAGCTACTTTTTGTGAGTTATCGTCTCTCATTAAGTCGTTGAGACTACTTTAAAACAAGGAGCTCATATGCAAACTATTGACAGAATCGGGATGGAGGATGGGGACTTCACATAGAAGGACATAGCACCATGTTTGGTTCAGTAATCAGCTACATCGCCCTACGTCTGCTTGGAGAAGGGCTTGATCGTAACGAGCTTGCGAGGGCTCGTCAATGGATCCTTGCTCATGGTGGTGCCATTGCCATCCCTTCTTGGGGCAAATTTTGGCTCACGGTTAGTCaacattcaacattcaacattcaacattcaacacggttaattaatattcatatttctTTTAGGTATACTCGGTTTgtctaagagttgtaattttcGTTGTTAGGTACTTGGAGTGTACGAATGGGACGGGTGCAACCCCATGCCCCCCGAGTTTTGGTTACTCCCAAAATTTTCACCTATACATCCAGGTACTCATTTACTTAAAATAGGAGCCCTGTAGGCTGTAGGGTTTCGGCCTTTACAGTTTACTTTCGCagtctatttttatttttcataatttcttCGCttcttaacttttatttttacctcataaaagaaattattttggTGTATAATtgctaattaaaaatatatgcaTGCAGGGAAAATGTTGTGCTATTGTAGGTTGGTGTATATGCCAATGTCCTATCTGTATGGCAAGAGATTTGTAGGTCCTATTACGCCACTCATTCAATCACTTAGAACCGAGCTTTATACTCAATCTTATCATCACATCGATTGGAACAAAGCTAGAAATACATGCGCTAAGGTACACAATTACATACAATGATACAAGTATAATTTAATTCATTACTATTACCCGGTTCTAACAACAATCGAGTTTTATATCAGTTACAATAAGTATCAACTTTCCCAGACAAGGTTATAGaattatatctcatatataacTCTTCCTCATAATCTAAAAACATACAGCTCGTCTGCATGTAGTCACTTTAAGACAGTAAATATATATTGGGTCGGTCCTAAAAATGATTTCATCATAAAATcctcttatttgaaaatttgtaaaacaaattcttgtatgagatagTATCACTAGAATACCGACATAGGTtataattaagattttattttatttatgtgattCTTGAaactaaaataagaaattgtATGAATTGTAGGAGGACCTTTACTATCCACATCCATTAATGCAAGACATGGTATGGGGATTCCTACACCACTTTGCGGAGCCAGTTCTAAACCGTTGGCCATTCTCAAAGTTGAGAGAGAAAGCTATGAAACTGGCTATGGAGCACGTACATTATGAAGATATTAATAGTAGATATCTCTGCATtggttgtgttgaaaaggtAATTTCTTTAGTGCACTAATTATTTGTTGAACCCTCAAAGGCAAAGTTTATATTGGGCCCACAACAAGGTCAAAATTAGAATATAAAAGTTAGAGTTATTCTTGTAAGATATCGTTTTTATGTGAGACGATCTTAAAATAAAGAActtatatgataataatttatattagttgGATTATTCAATTCAAACATAAGAcgcgtctcacggtgagatcaTAGACCATAAAACATAGACCATAAAAATAGACTTTGAAAATAGGCCAGGTGGCCGAGCCCCTGTCGGCTATCCATGTGGCTTTGCCACTGTGCACTAGTCGTGAATGATCCACATTAGTAAgatcacaaattattgtatcAGACAGTCTCATCTAAGACACGCCACATACATGGGTTAAATAGCTTAATTGCCTAAAGAAACAAATTGTCAGCATATCGATTTTTTGTTTTGAGCTTGTCTCACCGTCTCaccgagagacggtctctcacaagaataactCTAGTATGTTATAGTCTTCTTTGGGTCAAGCCCGCACATATTTGTTTTTGTCACCTTACCAAAAGCTCTCATACAAATTATCACATAAACTTGATATACAGGTTCTTTGTTTGATTGCTTGTTGGGTGGAAGATCCAAATTCAGAAGCATACAAGAAACATTTAGCTAGAATCCCAGATTACTTGTGGCTTGCTGAGGATGGAATGAAAATGCaggtaatttttcattttcaacttTAGATCTAATTTTTAAAGAAGGGCGCAgagtaaaaatacataatattttataggttttatttatcttattttttcaaaaaattaaataaagcaaaagtaatataaattaatattaatgtcCCTTGATTTAGAGGTCCTAGAACCAAAGCTAAGTAACAGGGCCGTTTAGTAAATTTTTAGGATATttgtatcaattttattttatagactctaataatttaaaaaaaaaattcaaaataccaTATCATGATAAAATATCTCTATTAATTAAACTTACTATCCAATTAGGCCCCTATTCAAAATaccataataaataaatatatttgattatttttttcacttagTTACTCTCGTGTAAAATAGTATACATGTATTTACAATAAttgaaacaataaataaaataagtttaaaatagATTTGTGAGGCCCCTATGATAATGAGCCCTAGTGCTATATACTGCTTTGCACATTCTAATTGACAGTCAAATGGTGGTCGGAGAACAGAGTTTTGGATGCCAAATGTGGGATGCAGCCTTTGCGGCTCAAGCAATTTCTTCGAGTGGTCTCATACACGAGTATGCAaccacacttaaaaacgcaCACGATTTTATAAAAGCGTCACAGGTAATAATTTAGAGGTATTCATTAACGTTTAAATTGAATAGCTATAAGAAGCTAGATCAAGTAAACAAACAATTGAGTAATAGGTTGTGGAGAATCCAATTGGGAATTTTGAGGAGATGTATAGACATACATCAAAAGGTTCATGGACCTTCTCAATGCAAGATCATGGTTGGCAAGTCTCTGACTGCACTGCTGAAGGCCTTAAGGTACGTAGTACGTACCTATGAACTGTATTGTGTCGTGTTCAGGACGGTTTATAGAATTTTTAAAGGCTCTGagtgaaaattaaatataaattttaattttgatcacAAATGTGTACGTCTATTTTTtaagtgataataataaattactgttctatttttattaaataaaatattaatttgtttgattaatttaattaaaaaggaaaatacagCAAAATAATAATACCACTACTTTTTTTACAGAAATAATAGAACTTAGTTACGTAGACTGAATAATtgtcaatgaaaaaaaatcaaacactgATTACTAAtcagaaattaaaagaaattgtatttttaatattaattaaattaaaaatcggACATATAAAATTTTTAGGCTTTTTAAAATAATGCGCCCTAAGCCATCGCTCATACCGCTCATGCAGTAGAGCCGTATCTTGTCTTGTTGTGTCCATGCTCTGTCTAGTCGATATAACATGTTTTTTTTGAGTTAATATTACAGGTTTTAAAACTAGCTGAAAGTCTAacttttcaaaatgaaaaaaaagttcATGAACAATTCATTTCGTTGGCCGTTGACATGTTGGTGCATCTTTTTCCAAAAAAGTCTAACTAATaactaaatttaccaaacattttcaTTGACAGTTGACTTATACAACTATATTAataacaacttaaaaaaattatcagaTATGCTGATCAAACAagctaattaaattatataacaaTTAATGCTAACAAGTAACAACGAATTCCAAACACCGACATCatatcataaaattaaaataaattgtaaatattaaaattttgtgttttaattttgtatAGACTGCactaatattttcaagaatgtcCCCGGAACTAGTGGGAGAGAAAATAGAAGCACATCGGCTATTTGATGCAGTAAATGTCATTCTATCTCTAcaggtaaaattttattaatttacagtCACACATTAAATTTACGGGAAGGTTATAGTAAATAACTGTTATTTGGAAGGTTAACAAATCACCCTTATATGGTAAGATTTAATAGTGTAGGAGtttagttattttaatttatcttttttaattttgtttattttattattattttttttatcttttaatagtaatttacaaattagggtgattgattagaaatttttattaaatttactgCTACTGAATCTGATGGCAtctttttgtatataataatgCTTCATTTTCAGAGTAAAAATGGTGGATTTCCAGCCTGGGAGCCCCAGAGAGCTTACAGTTGGCTTGAGGTACTATACTTAAAAGTTTTGTATAGACTTTAGcctatattaaaattaaaaaataaaaaaatattaataaaaatgcaTAATATTTTAGTGCGGATTAAATTTACACATACAAGACTTATTAATACTTTATTAATAATTTGATGTAATTCTTTCAGAAATTCAACCCTACTGAATTTTTTGAAGATGTTTTGATCGAGAGAGAGTAAGTTCCTTTTTCAACATATCCATTTTctgttaattaatattttactttgTTATCGGATATTTATAGAATAACAAATTCTATTTACGGGGATGTTTGTCAAAATAGTTTACCAgataattttagcaaattttcATACATTTATAGGGTTTTGTGGTTAAACTAAACAATGctaatgtttgataaattagctaattaaaataacttattattatgaataaactgtttttgaacaagcagCTGGTTCAAAATCAGTTGTTCAAACAAATTAACAAAATCAACTGATCAAATCAACCACTATAATCAGCTATTATCTACTAATTATCagccatttgccaaacaccccataAGTATGACATATTTGTCTTTTACCTTCTTGAAATTCAaccaaattattttattaaatatgatGGTATGATATGATTtgataattatgtaattaaattttcgcataataaaatatacttaCTTTGGATTTTTCCAAATTATTATACTCATTTCTCCTTTTAAATTTGTTGCATAACGTAAATTAAAGTAATTGTTTTTGTATTAGGTATGTGGAATGCACATCTTCAGCAATCCAAGGTTTAACACTCTTCAAAACGTCATACCCTGGACATCGAAAGAGAGAAATCGAATGTTGTATTGCCAAAGGACTACATTACATCGAGCAAACTCAAAACCCTGATGGTTCttggtaatttttttatatttttttatttgctctTTTATATTGATAATAAACCCTGATATAAAATTATagctttttttttaagttaggaaaaattgacattaataatcaaATCTTTTGCTCGTCCGCTGTCAATAATTTCACTTTTAGATTAAatctaataatccaacatttgctcttagtttgctatgaataatctaatctttattttagtttgcTGACAACATATCCTATTATTACCTAATATTAGTAATTTGGTATGCTATGgataaatatataacaaaggttagattattaaaaaataatttaaaggtgggattattcacaGTAAATGGgagaaaggttggattattagtgttaatttttcctttaatttatccttttaagatcgtaagtgatTAATATAAATGATtactctaaaactataaaaagtgtTCATTTGAAAGTCATGAGTGATCATTTGAAGACAGTAAGTGTACATTAAATCAGTCAAATAAAGATAATATCATGTGAGATTGTCTcatgtttaaaatttatttttttatatattttgatgttttaaattgattacAGGTATGGTTGTTGGGGAATTTGTTATACATATGGAACATGGTTTGGCGTGGAGGCATTGGTAGCTTGTAGGAAGAACTGCTATAATAGTGTTGCATTGCGCAAGGCTTGCAATTTCTTGATTTCTAAGCAATTGCCTGATGGTGGTTGGGGGGAGAGTTACCTCTCTAGCTCTCACAAGGTACCTTTTTTGCTTTTATTGTtgaataatttgtgaattatagttttaatgtttattttttgcgaattacaattactaaaatattaaagtttGTAGGTTTAggccaaaacacaaaatttcgaccattttggtggtcggaattttaggttaagtggtcggagttatgtgtttttggcCTAAACATAAACTTTGATATTTTGGCGGCtgtatcaaaaaaaataaaaataaataaaaaaaattgaagtatgtaattcacaaaaatacTAAACTTTAacgctgtaattcgcaaattattcttcCATTTATAATCTCTTACAATAAATTATTCTAATGAGTGAGATAGTACAGTACGCATGGAATTCAACGCTTTTTCTTAATATCTTAACCAAAATGatgaagtatataacatattttagggtTTCAATCATtagtttaattaagttttacttaagttggtttcttgacatggtacgAGAAGCCAACACGACAGTTGCATCACAATTTCGGACCTCGTCCACCTTCATTTCAAGTGAAAATATTTAGCAATATGTATGAGGAGCTTATGTGTTGCATCCATACTCCTAATCTAAACAGCTCTCGTGTGTGTGGGAGGTGATAGAGGATATAACATTGAGTATAAGTTTCTAAAtcacatggtatcagagcccaaCATGATGTTATATTATAAGTTTGAATCTCATAGtacttatattttatatttgaaactATGGAATAGGTTTACACAAATATTAAAGGGAACAAGTCAAACTTGGTGCAAACTTCATGGGCATTGTTATCTCTCATCAAAGCAGgatatgtaagtatatattgaaaaatttctaatcaattactgtaatttataaatcattacaaaatataaaaatatgtcTTAAATTTCTTAGGagaattattatataattatgaaTTATCCTAACTTTATTACTGAATTCTTTAATTTATGAATGCAACAGGGAGATGTAGATCCAACCCCTATAGAACGAGGGATAAGAGTATTAATCAATTCACAAATGGAAGATGGAGACTTTCCTCAACAGGTAATTTTTTGGTATATGTGCAAGTTTGTAATCGATTTTTCTCTTGTATGGGTCTAGTTGTGTGTAAGTCCGAAAATATATTCATCAATTTCCTCTCCTCTTAGTCCATACGGATTACTagcctaaaaaaaaaaaaaaaaaaaaaaaaaaaaaactaaattatttGTCATTTGTACTTGGCATGTCAAATTTTGATGATAATGATTGAATTTATAACAGGAAATCACAGGAGTATTCATGAAGAATTGTACACTAAATTATTCATCATATCGAAATATCTTTCCAATATGGGCTCTTGGAGAATATCGTCGAATACAAGTTGAAAAATGAATTACATTTAATCATTATGTTATGTTATATACAAAAATTGTACGCTACTTGTCATTTAGTTTATATTTGTGTCTTGATgttgaattaaatatttttattattataaatataaatataaattaaggaaaaaaacaTTTTCCATTCCATTaaatgttataacttataaggcTATAATCTTCCAAAATTTATctttctcatttttcttttcttaattattaCTCTCATTTTCTCTTTATATGTAGAAGTATTCTCTTTGTCTTTTTACGTGTCATAGTcatgtatttttataatttaaaatttagaatTATACACCAGATCAAAGatgtaaaattataataatttttcattcaaataATTTATTAGGTATACCAATACCATAAACTAAAAAATTCCATATTATATATAgcaaatgaataataaatcaaCATCTATACCAAAATGTAAATCTTTATGATCTACCTATGACCTACAAAGAGTTGGTGTTGGCATCAAAAATCCAATTAACGAGATTTACAATATTCAACAAGATTAATTATTTACACAAGAAAAAAATGATGTAGCACaaccaaaaataaatcaaaacaaaatatatatctCGAATTTGCGATCACTTCCATGGACGTACAATTAACGTTTAATCTCTATATC harbors:
- the LOC130800896 gene encoding lupeol synthase-like isoform X1; this translates as MWKLKIMEGKDPLLVSINDHVGRQHWEFDEEAGTLEERVEVERVRNEFSSNRFNMRQSADLLMRMQLRKEKPRLPILKGIKLKETEEIREEAINITLKRGIDFFSSIQAHDGHWPAESAGPLFFLPPLVIALHITGAKNTILSQEHQKEIKRYIYNHQNRDGGWGLHIEGHSTMFGSVISYIALRLLGEGLDRNELARARQWILAHGGAIAIPSWGKFWLTVLGVYEWDGCNPMPPEFWLLPKFSPIHPGKMLCYCRLVYMPMSYLYGKRFVGPITPLIQSLRTELYTQSYHHIDWNKARNTCAKEDLYYPHPLMQDMVWGFLHHFAEPVLNRWPFSKLREKAMKLAMEHVHYEDINSRYLCIGCVEKVLCLIACWVEDPNSEAYKKHLARIPDYLWLAEDGMKMQSFGCQMWDAAFAAQAISSSGLIHEYATTLKNAHDFIKASQVVENPIGNFEEMYRHTSKGSWTFSMQDHGWQVSDCTAEGLKTALIFSRMSPELVGEKIEAHRLFDAVNVILSLQSKNGGFPAWEPQRAYSWLEKFNPTEFFEDVLIEREYVECTSSAIQGLTLFKTSYPGHRKREIECCIAKGLHYIEQTQNPDGSWYGCWGICYTYGTWFGVEALVACRKNCYNSVALRKACNFLISKQLPDGGWGESYLSSSHKVYTNIKGNKSNLVQTSWALLSLIKAGYGDVDPTPIERGIRVLINSQMEDGDFPQQEITGVFMKNCTLNYSSYRNIFPIWALGEYRRIQVEK
- the LOC130800896 gene encoding lupeol synthase-like isoform X2; translated protein: MWKLKIMEGKDPLLVSINDHVGRQHWEFDEEAGTLEERVEVERVRNEFSSNRFNMRQSADLLMRMQLRKEKPRLPILKGIKLKETEEIREEAINITLKRGIDFFSSIQAHDGHWPAESAGPLFFLPPLVIALHITGAKNTILSQEHQKEIKRYIYNHQNRDGGWGLHIEGHSTMFGSVISYIALRLLGEGLDRNELARARQWILAHGGAIAIPSWGKFWLTVLGVYEWDGCNPMPPEFWLLPKFSPIHPGKMLCYCRLVYMPMSYLYGKRFVGPITPLIQSLRTELYTQSYHHIDWNKARNTCAKEDLYYPHPLMQDMVWGFLHHFAEPVLNRWPFSKLREKAMKLAMEHVHYEDINSRYLCIGCVEKVLCLIACWVEDPNSEAYKKHLARIPDYLWLAEDGMKMQSFGCQMWDAAFAAQAISSSGLIHEYATTLKNAHDFIKASQVVENPIGNFEEMYRHTSKGSWTFSMQDHGWQVSDCTAEGLKTALIFSRMSPELVGEKIEAHRLFDAVNVILSLQSKNGGFPAWEPQRAYSWLEKFNPTEFFEDVLIEREYVECTSSAIQGLTLFKTSYPGHRKREIECCIAKGLHYIEQTQNPDGSWYGCWGICYTYGTWFGVEALVACRKNCYNSVALRKACNFLISKQLPDGGWGESYLSSSHKVYTNIKGNKSNLVQTSWALLSLIKAGYVNVDPTPIERGIRVLINSQMEDGDFPQQEITGVFMKNCTLNYSSYRNIFPIWALGEYRRIQVEK